A portion of the Kribbella jejuensis genome contains these proteins:
- a CDS encoding carbohydrate ABC transporter permease — protein MRLRIVPYAVLVLGCVFSVFPYLLTLLTAFKGPGQLSETMPWEPGLPPSTAAFHRLFASGFGGYLANTALVTAGITLGQIVFAILAAYAFARLSFPGRDALFWVYLSTLMVPPVVTMIPLYLMMQKLGLVDTWAGLMLPTMLGTPYAIFLLRQFFRGIPADLEDAARIDGAGRVRTLVSIVLPLSKPILVTVTTLAVVANWNSFLWPLIITSSENKRLLSVGIALFKGEIGVDYNAVMAGSLIALAPLLVLFIVFQRFIVRSVAVTGLK, from the coding sequence ATGAGACTCCGCATCGTCCCGTACGCCGTACTCGTGCTCGGCTGCGTGTTCTCGGTGTTCCCGTACCTGCTCACCCTGCTGACCGCGTTCAAGGGCCCGGGGCAACTGTCCGAGACGATGCCGTGGGAGCCCGGCCTGCCACCGAGTACGGCGGCGTTCCACCGGCTGTTCGCGTCCGGGTTCGGCGGATACCTGGCCAACACCGCACTCGTCACGGCCGGAATCACCCTCGGCCAGATCGTGTTCGCGATCCTCGCGGCATACGCCTTCGCCCGGCTCTCGTTCCCGGGGCGGGACGCGCTGTTCTGGGTGTATTTGTCGACACTGATGGTGCCACCGGTGGTCACGATGATCCCGCTGTACCTGATGATGCAGAAGCTCGGCCTGGTCGACACGTGGGCCGGGTTGATGCTGCCGACGATGCTCGGTACGCCGTACGCGATCTTCCTGCTCCGCCAGTTCTTCCGCGGCATTCCCGCGGATCTCGAGGACGCGGCCCGGATCGACGGCGCCGGGCGGGTCCGGACGCTGGTGTCGATCGTGCTGCCGCTGTCGAAACCGATCCTGGTCACCGTCACCACGCTCGCCGTGGTGGCGAACTGGAACAGCTTCCTCTGGCCGCTGATCATCACCAGCAGCGAGAACAAGCGGCTGCTCTCGGTCGGGATCGCCTTGTTCAAGGGGGAAATCGGCGTCGACTACAACGCCGTCATGGCGGGCAGCCTGATCGCGCTGGCGCCGCTGCTCGTGCTGTTCATCGTCTTCCAGCGCTTCATCGTCCGCTCGGTCGCCGTTACCGGGCTCAAGTAG
- a CDS encoding carbohydrate ABC transporter permease, giving the protein MLRPAPRAKRRNRRGRETAAAYALLAPSLVGVLGFLLAPVLIVLALSLFDWKLLSTPEFIGLANYRKLFADSGVWHSLLVTLYYVLICVPGTTILSLLLALLVDRKLRGMKYFRALLVIPWMATPVTLGLVWSWIFDPGRGALNQFLGLFGIHGPAWLSSPVLAMPSVAAVHIWQFAGYNMLFFLAGLQNIPRSLREASSLDGASPVAHFFTITLPLLRPTMLFVLITNVIGSFQAFDTIFVMTEGGPGDSTEVTTYLIYDEAFKKFDFGYASTISVLLFAVVLIATISQFVYFERRTTYEVSA; this is encoded by the coding sequence ATGCTTAGGCCCGCGCCCCGCGCCAAGCGCCGCAACAGAAGAGGCCGCGAGACGGCGGCGGCGTACGCACTCCTCGCCCCGAGCCTGGTCGGCGTCCTCGGCTTCCTGCTCGCACCGGTGCTGATCGTCCTGGCGCTCAGCCTGTTCGACTGGAAGTTGCTCTCGACACCTGAATTCATCGGGTTGGCCAACTACCGGAAGCTGTTCGCGGACTCCGGCGTCTGGCACTCACTCCTGGTCACGCTGTACTACGTCCTGATCTGTGTCCCCGGTACGACGATCCTCTCGCTGCTGCTCGCCCTCCTGGTAGATCGCAAGCTGCGCGGGATGAAGTACTTCCGCGCTCTACTCGTGATCCCGTGGATGGCGACGCCGGTCACGCTCGGTCTGGTCTGGAGCTGGATCTTCGACCCCGGACGCGGCGCGCTGAACCAGTTCCTCGGCCTGTTCGGGATCCATGGTCCGGCGTGGCTGTCGTCGCCGGTGCTGGCGATGCCGAGCGTGGCGGCGGTGCACATCTGGCAGTTCGCCGGCTACAACATGCTGTTCTTCCTGGCCGGCCTGCAGAACATCCCACGATCGTTGCGCGAGGCATCGTCGCTGGACGGCGCCTCCCCGGTCGCACACTTCTTCACGATCACGCTTCCGTTGCTGCGGCCAACGATGTTGTTCGTACTGATCACCAATGTGATCGGCTCCTTCCAGGCGTTCGACACGATCTTCGTGATGACCGAGGGCGGCCCCGGCGACAGTACTGAGGTGACGACGTACCTGATCTACGACGAGGCCTTCAAGAAGTTCGACTTCGGCTACGCGTCGACGATCTCGGTCCTGCTGTTCGCGGTCGTGCTGATCGCGACGATCTCCCAGTTCGTGTACTTCGAACGCCGTACCACTTACGAGGTGTCCGCATGA
- a CDS encoding NADP-dependent oxidoreductase — MRAVVFEEYGDPGVLQVQDVPEPHAGPGQVRIKVQAAGVNPYDTKIRRGFTKDFAPAKFPAVPGFEVAGVVDEAGEGAGFAVGDEVVGWSAGGAYAEYALGGNVTHKPAGLSWEQAVGIPVAGETAQRVLDLLDVKAGETILIHGAAGAVGSVAVQLAVAAGLTVIGTASAANHDYLRAIGAIPVAYGDGLLERVREAAPQGVDAVFDTAGQGGLEESIELRGGTDRIVTIADFAAAALGIQTSSGGTGTPEAVRATLDAQLQAAADGKLTIRIAATFPLEEAAQAQALSESGHARGKIVIRP, encoded by the coding sequence ATGCGCGCGGTGGTGTTCGAGGAGTACGGCGATCCCGGTGTACTCCAGGTGCAGGACGTGCCGGAGCCGCATGCGGGCCCCGGGCAGGTGCGGATCAAGGTGCAGGCGGCCGGTGTGAACCCGTACGACACCAAGATCCGGCGCGGTTTCACGAAGGACTTCGCGCCGGCGAAGTTCCCGGCCGTCCCGGGGTTCGAGGTCGCCGGGGTGGTCGACGAGGCCGGTGAGGGCGCGGGGTTCGCGGTCGGCGACGAGGTCGTCGGCTGGTCCGCCGGCGGTGCGTACGCCGAGTACGCGCTCGGCGGCAACGTGACGCACAAGCCCGCGGGTCTCAGCTGGGAGCAGGCGGTCGGCATACCGGTCGCTGGTGAAACAGCGCAGCGGGTGCTGGATCTGCTCGACGTGAAAGCGGGCGAGACGATCCTGATCCACGGCGCCGCGGGTGCGGTCGGCTCGGTGGCCGTTCAGCTTGCCGTGGCCGCAGGGCTGACGGTGATCGGTACGGCGTCGGCCGCCAACCATGACTACCTCCGCGCCATCGGCGCGATCCCGGTGGCGTACGGCGACGGGCTGCTCGAGCGGGTCCGCGAAGCTGCTCCGCAGGGGGTCGATGCGGTGTTCGACACCGCCGGACAGGGCGGTCTGGAGGAGTCGATCGAGCTCCGGGGTGGCACCGACCGGATCGTCACCATCGCCGACTTCGCGGCCGCCGCGCTCGGCATCCAGACCTCCTCCGGCGGCACCGGCACCCCGGAGGCGGTCCGCGCCACCCTCGACGCCCAGCTCCAAGCGGCCGCCGACGGCAAGCTCACGATCCGGATCGCCGCGACGTTCCCACTCGAAGAAGCCGCCCAGGCCCAGGCGCTCAGTGAGTCCGGCCACGCCCGCGGCAAGATCGTGATCCGCCCGTAG
- a CDS encoding type II toxin-antitoxin system VapC family toxin → MIVVDTGPLVAAALTSDANHQPCVDLFASLRLNNERLVIPPFVVTEVCYLLARAGGHKPEMAFVRSLATEDFTIAPMTPAALERIADLIGQYADLPLGLVDASVVALAEQLGVDEIATLDRRHFNVVRPQHTDAFTLLP, encoded by the coding sequence GTGATAGTCGTCGACACCGGCCCGCTGGTTGCGGCCGCCCTGACCTCCGATGCCAACCACCAGCCCTGCGTCGACCTGTTCGCCTCGCTCCGCCTGAACAACGAGCGGTTGGTCATTCCTCCGTTCGTCGTCACCGAGGTGTGCTACTTGCTCGCCAGGGCAGGCGGGCACAAGCCCGAAATGGCGTTCGTCAGGTCGCTAGCGACCGAGGATTTCACCATCGCTCCGATGACTCCCGCGGCCCTCGAGCGGATCGCCGACCTGATCGGGCAGTACGCGGACCTGCCGTTGGGGCTGGTGGACGCATCGGTCGTTGCCCTCGCGGAGCAGTTGGGGGTGGACGAGATCGCGACGCTGGACCGGCGGCATTTCAATGTCGTCCGGCCGCAGCACACCGACGCCTTTACCCTCCTCCCATGA
- a CDS encoding glycoside hydrolase family 36 protein, whose product MPFRPVAELDHDPDTLVFEHGWQSWSPSGWYRLDARPPRPTAPNHHVMAYRPGVEAGRFQGEGLLAVAAQGRTTVVAARTPDTVPSIRAEAHGNKLVVSADDEVAITTSTSANPNQALADWADAFATGAPPVRVFGPSWCSWYAYWGKVTERDVMNDVRQFDQHDLSVDLVLLDEGYQTAIGDWLTPRDDFGSTVTLAADIRSSGRRAGIWVAPFLVSSDSETARKHPEWLVPGITAGTNWGHEQLVLDVTHPGAARHLQDVFTELCRQGYDHFKLDFLYAGAIDGPRYEQVDGIAAYRHGLRLLREAVGPNRILHGCGAPILPSLGLVDCMRISPDTDPLVEPPSGDISQPGQHGARTTSVAREFLHGRWWANDSDCLIVRPDVQERERWANHIEQAPGLRMSSDPISALDRWGLDRTRELLVPSSPRPHPLKDPDA is encoded by the coding sequence CCGCCCCGTCGCCGAGCTCGACCACGACCCGGACACGCTGGTGTTCGAGCACGGCTGGCAGTCCTGGAGCCCGAGCGGCTGGTACCGGCTCGACGCGCGCCCGCCCCGGCCGACAGCGCCTAACCACCACGTGATGGCCTACCGCCCAGGAGTCGAGGCCGGCCGTTTCCAGGGGGAAGGTCTCCTGGCGGTCGCGGCACAAGGCCGAACCACAGTTGTCGCCGCGCGAACCCCCGACACGGTCCCGTCCATCCGCGCCGAGGCCCACGGCAACAAACTGGTCGTCTCCGCCGACGACGAGGTCGCGATCACGACCAGCACCTCCGCGAACCCGAACCAGGCGCTCGCCGACTGGGCCGACGCCTTCGCCACCGGCGCGCCGCCGGTCCGCGTGTTCGGCCCGTCCTGGTGCAGCTGGTACGCGTACTGGGGCAAGGTCACCGAACGCGACGTGATGAACGACGTACGGCAGTTCGACCAGCACGACCTGAGCGTGGATCTGGTACTGCTCGACGAGGGCTACCAGACCGCGATCGGCGACTGGCTCACGCCGCGCGACGACTTCGGCTCGACCGTTACGCTGGCCGCCGACATCCGCTCGAGCGGGCGCCGCGCCGGCATCTGGGTCGCCCCGTTCCTCGTCAGCAGCGACAGCGAGACCGCCCGCAAACACCCCGAGTGGCTCGTCCCCGGCATCACAGCCGGGACCAACTGGGGCCACGAGCAACTGGTCCTCGACGTCACGCACCCCGGCGCCGCGCGCCACCTCCAGGACGTGTTCACCGAGCTGTGCCGCCAGGGCTACGACCACTTCAAGCTCGATTTCCTGTACGCCGGCGCGATCGACGGACCGCGGTACGAACAGGTCGACGGCATCGCGGCATACCGGCACGGCCTGCGGCTGCTCCGCGAAGCCGTCGGCCCGAATCGGATCCTGCACGGCTGCGGTGCCCCGATCCTGCCGAGCCTCGGCCTGGTCGACTGTATGCGGATCTCCCCCGACACCGACCCGTTGGTCGAACCACCGTCCGGCGACATCAGCCAGCCCGGCCAGCACGGCGCGAGGACGACGTCGGTCGCGCGCGAGTTCCTGCATGGCCGCTGGTGGGCGAACGACTCCGACTGCCTGATCGTGCGCCCCGACGTGCAGGAACGCGAGCGCTGGGCGAACCACATCGAACAAGCACCCGGCCTCCGGATGTCGAGCGACCCGATCAGCGCCCTGGACCGCTGGGGCCTGGACCGTACCCGCGAGCTGCTCGTCCCGAGTTCACCGCGGCCGCACCCACTGAAGGACCCTGATGCTTAG
- the rsmI gene encoding 16S rRNA (cytidine(1402)-2'-O)-methyltransferase yields MTGRLVLAGTPIGDVSDGSPRLGRVLAGADVVAAEDTRRLRRLTGELGIQLSGRVVSYFEGNERERTPELMQALLDGATVVVVTDAGMPSVSDPGYRLVAAAIEADVVVTAVPGPSAVLTALALSGLPVDRFTFEGFLPRKPGERGRRLAELRDEPRTMVFFEAPHRLTASLEAMAEAFGADRRTAVCRELTKTYEEVKRGRLDDLVTWSKDGVRGEITVVVAGADPDRVMTPEDLAREVAVDEEAGTPRKQAIADVAKRFNVPKRTVYDAVLAARKPS; encoded by the coding sequence ATGACCGGGCGATTGGTGTTGGCGGGGACGCCTATTGGGGATGTTTCGGATGGGTCGCCGCGGTTGGGGAGGGTGTTGGCGGGGGCTGATGTGGTGGCGGCGGAGGATACGCGGCGGTTGCGGCGGTTGACGGGGGAGTTGGGGATTCAGCTCAGTGGGCGGGTCGTCAGCTACTTCGAAGGGAATGAGCGGGAGCGGACTCCCGAGTTGATGCAGGCGCTTCTCGACGGGGCGACCGTGGTGGTGGTGACGGACGCGGGGATGCCCAGCGTGTCGGATCCCGGGTATCGGTTGGTGGCCGCCGCGATCGAGGCTGACGTGGTGGTGACCGCCGTACCGGGGCCGTCCGCCGTGCTCACGGCCCTGGCGCTGAGTGGCCTCCCGGTGGATCGGTTCACGTTCGAGGGGTTTCTGCCGCGGAAGCCGGGGGAGCGCGGGCGGCGGCTGGCGGAGTTGCGGGACGAGCCGCGGACGATGGTGTTTTTCGAGGCGCCGCACCGGCTCACCGCGTCGCTGGAGGCGATGGCCGAAGCCTTCGGGGCGGATCGTCGTACGGCGGTGTGCCGGGAGCTCACCAAGACGTACGAAGAGGTCAAACGGGGTCGTCTCGACGACCTGGTGACCTGGTCGAAGGACGGGGTCCGTGGCGAGATCACGGTCGTGGTTGCGGGCGCGGACCCGGACCGCGTGATGACCCCGGAGGACCTGGCCCGCGAGGTGGCGGTGGACGAGGAGGCGGGTACGCCGCGTAAGCAGGCGATCGCCGACGTCGCGAAGCGGTTCAACGTGCCGAAACGGACCGTGTACGACGCCGTACTGGCCGCGCGAAAACCCAGTTAA
- a CDS encoding ABC transporter substrate-binding protein: MSLSRRTFLIGAGSVLALAGCGSSDNKASSGGKVELVYRLWDEQQEVGYKTVFAEFTKENPDITVRMEVLPWDQYWTKLTTELASGKAPDVFWLTVDYFPDFAGKGVLAPLDDLISKAGLKLDSYHPNVVQSYKFEDKQLGMPKDMGIVGLLYNKTLVQKAGIAMPKELTWAPDGSGSFLEIARKLTVGDKQWGFCSWNHSQTQWLNWIASNGGHAMDKPYGTFDFAGEKSVEALQFARDLVFKWKVSPDGTRTNPPTGQATEMFYRGEVAMFPANNALLPFALPEVKFPIGVTSMPAGPAGRTVVINGLAEAMFAKTKHPDEAGKLVAFLGSEKAQRLMGDAGYIIPALNDAGAGYKAFWKKKNIDVQPFLDSAAGSTVNLPIAEGWTAKSPEINKAVNDLYLNKIPVADIAASMDKIGNDK, encoded by the coding sequence ATGTCTTTGTCCAGGAGGACTTTTCTGATCGGCGCGGGGAGTGTGCTCGCGCTGGCCGGCTGCGGCTCGTCGGACAACAAGGCAAGCAGTGGCGGCAAGGTCGAGCTCGTGTACCGGCTCTGGGACGAGCAGCAGGAGGTCGGGTACAAGACCGTCTTCGCTGAGTTCACCAAGGAGAACCCGGACATCACCGTGCGGATGGAGGTGCTGCCCTGGGACCAGTACTGGACGAAGCTCACCACCGAACTGGCCAGCGGCAAGGCGCCGGACGTGTTCTGGCTGACCGTCGACTACTTCCCTGACTTTGCCGGCAAGGGTGTACTGGCGCCGCTCGACGACCTGATCTCGAAGGCCGGGCTGAAGCTCGACTCGTACCACCCGAACGTCGTCCAGTCGTACAAGTTCGAGGACAAACAGCTGGGCATGCCGAAGGACATGGGCATCGTCGGGCTGCTCTACAACAAGACCCTGGTCCAGAAGGCCGGCATCGCGATGCCGAAGGAGTTGACCTGGGCGCCGGACGGTTCGGGCAGCTTCCTCGAGATTGCCCGCAAGCTCACGGTCGGCGACAAGCAGTGGGGTTTCTGCTCCTGGAACCACAGCCAGACCCAGTGGCTGAACTGGATCGCGTCGAACGGCGGCCACGCGATGGACAAGCCGTACGGCACCTTCGACTTCGCCGGAGAGAAGTCCGTCGAGGCGCTGCAGTTCGCCCGCGACCTGGTGTTCAAGTGGAAGGTGTCGCCGGACGGTACCCGTACCAACCCGCCGACCGGCCAGGCAACCGAGATGTTCTACCGCGGCGAGGTCGCGATGTTCCCGGCGAACAACGCGCTGCTGCCGTTCGCGCTGCCCGAGGTGAAGTTCCCGATCGGCGTCACGTCGATGCCGGCCGGACCGGCCGGTCGGACCGTGGTGATCAACGGGCTGGCCGAGGCGATGTTCGCCAAGACCAAGCATCCGGACGAAGCGGGAAAACTGGTCGCGTTCCTCGGCTCGGAGAAGGCGCAACGGCTGATGGGCGACGCCGGTTACATCATCCCGGCGCTGAACGACGCGGGCGCCGGCTACAAGGCGTTCTGGAAGAAGAAGAACATCGACGTCCAGCCGTTCCTCGACTCCGCCGCCGGCAGCACCGTCAACCTCCCGATCGCCGAGGGCTGGACCGCCAAGTCCCCGGAAATCAACAAGGCCGTCAACGACCTCTACCTGAACAAGATCCCGGTCGCCGACATCGCCGCTTCCATGGACAAGATCGGAAACGACAAATGA
- the metG gene encoding methionine--tRNA ligase — protein MPEKVSEKAYYVTTPIYYVTAAPHIGSAYTTVAGDVLTRWHAQRGERKWYLTGTDEHGEKVMRSAQAQGMTPKEWTDKLVEEAWKPAWVDVDIAYDDFIRTTEQRHTERVREFWQKLYDKGDVYKGEYEGLYCVGCEEFKLPADIRTDADGTQRCMIHGTELETVSETNYFFRLSAYADKLLELYESQPDFVAPSSARNEVIAFVKQGLQDLSITRSTFDWGIPVPWDEDHVLYVWIDALLNYVTAAGYGTDPERFEELWPVDVHLVGKDILRFHAVIWPAMLMAAEVATPKQVFAHGWLLVGGEKMSKSKLTAIAPHEITDHFGSDAFRYYFLRTIQFGSDGSFSWEHLSAVYTSELANGLGNLASRIAAMVGKYFDGALPEPTDHGPAEQALADRLAQTVATADEALDTLAFHEALAAINELVGAVNGYVTEQEPWKVAKDESQRARLATILYSAAEVLRAVAVLHNPTMPKSSAKLWALLGAEEKLGALADQRVQDAGTWGQLPAGATLTKGDPLFPRLEEN, from the coding sequence ATGCCCGAGAAGGTTTCCGAGAAGGCCTATTACGTCACCACCCCGATCTACTACGTCACGGCCGCGCCGCACATCGGCAGCGCGTACACGACGGTGGCCGGGGACGTCCTGACCCGCTGGCACGCCCAGCGTGGCGAGCGCAAGTGGTACCTGACCGGTACCGACGAGCACGGTGAGAAGGTGATGCGCAGCGCGCAGGCCCAGGGCATGACCCCGAAGGAGTGGACCGACAAGCTCGTCGAGGAGGCCTGGAAGCCGGCCTGGGTGGACGTCGACATCGCGTACGACGACTTCATCCGGACGACCGAGCAGCGGCACACCGAGCGGGTCCGCGAGTTCTGGCAGAAGCTCTACGACAAGGGCGACGTCTACAAGGGCGAGTACGAGGGCCTCTACTGCGTGGGCTGCGAGGAGTTCAAGCTTCCCGCGGACATCCGGACCGACGCCGACGGCACGCAGCGGTGCATGATCCACGGCACCGAGCTGGAGACGGTCTCGGAGACGAACTACTTCTTCCGGCTCTCGGCGTACGCCGACAAGCTGCTCGAGCTGTACGAATCGCAGCCGGACTTCGTCGCGCCGTCGAGCGCACGCAACGAGGTGATCGCGTTCGTGAAGCAGGGCCTGCAGGACCTGTCGATCACCCGGTCCACGTTCGACTGGGGCATCCCGGTCCCGTGGGACGAGGACCACGTGCTGTACGTGTGGATCGACGCGCTGCTCAACTACGTGACGGCCGCCGGCTACGGCACCGACCCGGAGCGGTTCGAGGAGCTGTGGCCGGTCGACGTCCATCTGGTGGGTAAGGACATCCTCCGGTTCCACGCGGTGATCTGGCCGGCGATGCTGATGGCGGCCGAGGTTGCGACGCCGAAGCAGGTCTTCGCGCACGGCTGGCTGCTGGTCGGCGGCGAGAAGATGAGCAAGTCGAAGCTGACCGCGATCGCGCCGCACGAGATCACCGACCACTTCGGCTCCGACGCCTTCCGGTACTACTTCCTCCGGACCATCCAGTTCGGGTCGGACGGCTCGTTCTCGTGGGAGCACCTGAGCGCGGTCTACACCTCCGAGCTCGCGAACGGCCTGGGCAACCTGGCCAGCCGGATCGCCGCGATGGTCGGCAAGTACTTCGACGGCGCGCTGCCCGAGCCGACCGACCACGGACCGGCCGAGCAGGCGCTGGCGGACAGGCTCGCGCAGACCGTCGCGACCGCGGACGAGGCGCTGGACACGCTCGCGTTCCATGAAGCTCTCGCCGCGATCAACGAACTGGTTGGCGCGGTCAACGGGTACGTGACCGAGCAGGAGCCGTGGAAGGTCGCGAAGGACGAGTCCCAGCGGGCCCGCCTCGCCACGATCCTGTACTCGGCGGCCGAGGTACTGCGGGCGGTCGCCGTACTGCACAACCCGACGATGCCGAAGTCCTCCGCGAAACTGTGGGCCCTGCTCGGCGCCGAGGAGAAGCTCGGCGCGCTGGCCGACCAGCGGGTGCAGGACGCCGGCACCTGGGGCCAGCTCCCGGCCGGCGCGACGCTGACCAAGGGCGATCCGCTGTTCCCCCGCCTGGAAGAGAACTGA
- a CDS encoding phytanoyl-CoA dioxygenase family protein produces MKELTDSYDDVQDVGVLRERLSNDGYLFFRGLLPTDVVGAVHEQLARILYDSDWLAREADPRELIASGRAVEEGSAGFFGAYTAIQSTEAFHRLAVRPELLDLAGRLLGEEAFAHPAHICRIAPPSPGANPTPIHQDYRFIQGSVDTLTTWLPLSPAPPEIGGLRVYAGSPRLGVLPVKASDGPGMMRAEADENHPEWRTTSYRPGDVLLFGSLTVHGAMPNRTNQLRLSADFRYQALSAPMARDLLGTGKPHYHPDVPDFPTLTRGWTSTDCVEVPPGVNFVGRWDPRVDDVPTPASRFAYV; encoded by the coding sequence ATGAAGGAACTGACCGATTCGTACGACGATGTGCAGGACGTCGGCGTGCTGCGGGAAAGGTTGTCGAATGACGGCTACTTGTTCTTCAGGGGGCTCTTGCCTACCGATGTGGTGGGAGCTGTGCATGAGCAACTGGCGCGGATTCTGTATGACAGTGACTGGCTGGCGCGGGAGGCCGATCCTCGGGAGTTGATCGCTTCGGGGCGGGCTGTGGAGGAGGGGTCGGCGGGGTTCTTCGGGGCGTATACGGCGATCCAGAGCACCGAGGCGTTCCACCGGCTCGCCGTACGGCCCGAGCTGCTCGACCTGGCGGGACGGTTGCTCGGGGAAGAGGCGTTCGCGCATCCGGCGCACATCTGCCGGATCGCGCCCCCGTCGCCCGGGGCGAACCCGACGCCGATCCATCAGGACTACCGGTTCATCCAGGGGTCCGTGGACACGCTGACCACCTGGTTGCCGTTGAGCCCGGCACCGCCCGAGATCGGCGGATTGCGGGTGTACGCCGGTTCACCACGGCTCGGCGTACTTCCGGTGAAGGCGTCCGACGGGCCGGGGATGATGCGCGCCGAGGCTGACGAGAACCACCCGGAGTGGCGGACGACGTCGTACCGACCGGGCGATGTACTCCTGTTCGGAAGCCTCACCGTGCACGGCGCGATGCCGAACCGGACGAACCAGCTGCGGTTGTCGGCCGACTTCCGCTACCAGGCGCTGAGCGCACCAATGGCTCGCGACCTGCTCGGCACGGGGAAGCCGCACTACCACCCAGACGTCCCGGACTTCCCGACTCTCACTCGCGGCTGGACCTCGACGGACTGCGTCGAAGTCCCACCCGGAGTGAACTTCGTGGGCCGCTGGGACCCGCGAGTGGACGATGTCCCCACGCCGGCGTCGCGCTTCGCGTACGTCTGA
- a CDS encoding phospholipid carrier-dependent glycosyltransferase — protein sequence MPRDFDGGWIATLAITLVAGILRFWHLSTPVKFVFDETYYAKDAFSLLKFGYARQFIDQPEGAADKAILAGNLNVFKDTPSLTVHPEVGKWMIAAGEQLFGMNTFGWRFMPALFGTLTVLLVIRTVRRMTRSTLIGAIAGLLLAVDGLHFVMSRVALLDIFLAFWLVAAVSCLVCDRDWTRRRHAETLDRPVEDGGRRTVGRWLLIRPWRIAAGVCFGLALGTKWSAVWTMAAFGVLVFAWDFGARRALGVRFAFVKSALVDGIPAFVSLVLVAGVTYLATWTGWLLHDNSYDHNWAASNPAHGVMKLVPDDFRSLLEYHKEVYAFHTGDYIKHATHPYQSNPAGWPIIARPIGFDAVNDIKPGTPGCTAPAGDTCLQVISALGTPLLWWGGALALIAALVFWISTRDWRFGIPVVGFVTCWVPWFAYDQRPIFFFYAVTMIPFTVMALALILGKILGPARAALSTGLGTATPRRLIGSAVVGAFVVLVVLNFAYIWPILTDKVLPHEAWLSRMWFKSWI from the coding sequence ATGCCGCGGGACTTCGACGGCGGCTGGATCGCGACGCTGGCGATCACGCTGGTAGCCGGCATCCTGCGGTTCTGGCACCTGAGTACGCCGGTGAAGTTCGTCTTCGACGAGACGTACTACGCCAAGGACGCGTTCAGCCTGCTCAAGTTCGGGTACGCGCGGCAGTTCATCGACCAGCCGGAGGGCGCCGCCGACAAGGCGATCCTGGCCGGCAACCTGAACGTCTTCAAGGACACCCCGAGCCTGACCGTGCACCCCGAGGTCGGCAAGTGGATGATCGCGGCCGGTGAGCAGCTGTTCGGGATGAACACGTTCGGCTGGCGGTTCATGCCGGCGCTGTTCGGCACGCTGACGGTGCTGCTGGTGATCCGTACCGTCCGCCGGATGACCCGCTCGACCCTGATCGGTGCGATCGCGGGCCTGCTGCTCGCGGTCGACGGCCTGCACTTCGTGATGTCGCGGGTCGCGCTGCTCGACATCTTCCTCGCGTTCTGGCTGGTCGCGGCGGTCTCCTGCCTGGTCTGCGACCGCGACTGGACCCGCCGCCGGCACGCCGAGACCCTGGACAGGCCGGTCGAGGACGGCGGCCGCCGTACGGTCGGCCGCTGGCTGCTGATCCGCCCGTGGCGGATCGCCGCGGGCGTCTGCTTCGGCCTCGCGCTCGGTACCAAGTGGTCGGCGGTCTGGACGATGGCCGCGTTCGGCGTGCTGGTGTTCGCCTGGGACTTCGGCGCCCGCCGCGCGCTCGGCGTCCGGTTCGCGTTCGTGAAGTCGGCGCTGGTCGACGGCATCCCGGCGTTCGTCAGCCTGGTGCTGGTCGCCGGGGTCACCTACCTCGCGACCTGGACCGGCTGGCTGCTGCACGACAACTCGTACGACCACAACTGGGCGGCGAGCAACCCGGCGCACGGCGTGATGAAGCTGGTCCCGGACGACTTCCGGTCACTGCTCGAGTACCACAAAGAGGTCTACGCGTTCCACACCGGCGACTACATCAAGCACGCCACCCACCCGTACCAGTCGAACCCGGCGGGCTGGCCGATCATTGCCCGGCCGATCGGTTTCGACGCGGTCAACGACATCAAGCCGGGTACGCCGGGCTGCACCGCGCCGGCCGGCGACACCTGTCTGCAGGTGATCTCCGCCCTCGGTACGCCGCTGTTGTGGTGGGGCGGTGCGCTCGCGCTGATCGCCGCGCTGGTGTTCTGGATCAGTACGCGCGACTGGCGGTTCGGCATCCCGGTCGTCGGCTTCGTGACGTGTTGGGTGCCGTGGTTCGCCTATGACCAGAGACCGATCTTCTTCTTCTATGCCGTCACGATGATCCCGTTCACCGTGATGGCGCTGGCCCTCATCCTCGGCAAGATCCTCGGCCCGGCGCGAGCAGCGCTGAGCACGGGGCTCGGTACGGCGACCCCGCGCCGGCTGATCGGCAGCGCGGTGGTCGGCGCGTTCGTCGTACTCGTCGTCCTGAACTTCGCCTACATCTGGCCGATCCTGACCGACAAGGTCCTCCCCCACGAGGCCTGGCTCAGCCGCATGTGGTTCAAGTCCTGGATCTGA